The following are from one region of the Paenibacillus bovis genome:
- a CDS encoding cupin domain-containing protein, whose translation MAEIRIRNTNERIAGDDNVLEFLNKHEVVYEKWDVSKLAPELSENFTLTDEQKQAVLDTFDAEIKDLSARRGYRTWDVITLSEATPDLEAKLAKFEEIHTHTEDEIRAIVSGNGIFIIKSPEHGYFDVELEPGDVISVPENTPHFFTLVDNRKIVAVRLFVETDGWVAHPFADSSFQKA comes from the coding sequence ATGGCTGAAATCAGAATTAGAAATACCAATGAACGAATTGCCGGAGATGACAATGTCCTGGAGTTCCTGAACAAGCATGAAGTTGTATACGAAAAATGGGATGTGTCCAAGCTGGCTCCGGAACTGAGCGAGAATTTCACTCTGACTGACGAGCAAAAGCAGGCGGTACTGGATACATTTGATGCCGAAATCAAAGATCTCTCAGCACGTCGTGGTTACCGTACCTGGGATGTAATCACATTGTCCGAAGCAACACCGGATCTCGAAGCCAAGCTTGCCAAATTCGAAGAAATTCATACTCATACCGAAGACGAGATTCGTGCGATCGTATCGGGTAACGGTATTTTCATTATTAAAAGTCCGGAGCATGGTTATTTTGATGTTGAACTGGAACCGGGTGATGTTATCTCTGTACCAGAGAATACCCCTCACTTCTTTACATTGGTAGATAATCGCAAAATCGTCGCTGTACGCCTGTTTGTGGAAACTGACGGCTGGGTAGCACATCCTTTTGCAGACTCTAGCTTCCAAAAAGCATAA
- a CDS encoding TIGR01457 family HAD-type hydrolase encodes MSNRKGLLIDLDGTLYHGDRVIPGAAEWISSLDQAEVPYLYVTNNSSRTAEGVAAHLRQLGIEASADRVCTSALAAAAYIAAASPAASVFVIGEPGLHEAVTEAGLHITGEKPDYVLQGIDRSFTYEKLTSALRLIGQGARFVLTNPDLQLPSHDGLLPGAGTLGAAISAASGVEPVVIGKPSSILMEYAMERLGLPAADTIVVGDNMMTDIAAGAAAGCYTVLVTTGVTTMDNLASHQTRTGVKPGRICHTLAEIQPDEL; translated from the coding sequence ATGAGCAATCGCAAAGGATTACTGATTGATCTGGATGGTACATTGTATCATGGGGATCGTGTGATTCCAGGTGCAGCGGAATGGATCAGCAGCCTGGATCAGGCAGAAGTTCCTTATTTGTATGTAACCAATAATTCTTCCCGTACTGCGGAAGGAGTGGCAGCGCATCTGCGTCAACTTGGCATTGAGGCTTCTGCAGATCGCGTATGTACTTCTGCACTTGCGGCAGCAGCCTATATTGCTGCAGCATCACCTGCCGCATCGGTCTTTGTGATTGGTGAACCAGGGCTGCATGAAGCTGTGACAGAAGCAGGGTTGCATATAACCGGGGAAAAGCCGGATTATGTGCTTCAGGGCATAGATCGTTCTTTTACATATGAGAAGTTAACCAGTGCTTTACGGCTGATCGGACAGGGCGCGCGCTTTGTATTGACGAATCCTGATCTTCAGCTGCCTTCTCATGATGGATTGCTGCCTGGAGCCGGTACATTGGGCGCAGCAATTTCTGCAGCATCCGGCGTAGAGCCTGTTGTTATCGGCAAACCTTCATCCATTTTGATGGAATATGCAATGGAACGTCTCGGACTTCCTGCTGCCGATACAATTGTAGTAGGAGATAATATGATGACAGATATTGCAGCAGGAGCTGCCGCAGGCTGTTATACTGTGCTGGTAACGACTGGTGTAACGACCATGGACAATCTTGCCAGTCATCAGACACGTACAGGCGTAAAACCGGGCCGAATCTGTCATACACTAGCAGAAATTCAACCGGACGAGTTATAG
- the rnz gene encoding ribonuclease Z: MELYFLGTNAGVPTLQRNVTSIGLRLYEERKALWMFDCGEGTQHQILRSQLKLSKLEKIFITHLHGDHLFGLPGLLSSRSNQGGITPLIVYGPPGIKQFVDVALGLSQSRMEYELIVEEHTGGVVFEDETFRVESALLEHRIDSYGYRIIEKDRPGQLNQELLKQYGIQPGPIYGKLKNGGSVQLENGDTLHSHQVVGEPKKGKIVTILGDTRPCPNVEVLAHGANLLVHEATFRNDLKDTARKYYHSTAVEAAEAAKAAGVGELIMTHFSSRYKDEDQLHPLLEEATAIFANTQLAEEHKLFPVH; the protein is encoded by the coding sequence ATGGAACTATATTTTTTAGGAACCAATGCAGGTGTACCGACCCTGCAGCGTAATGTTACTTCGATTGGATTGCGCCTCTACGAAGAACGCAAAGCACTGTGGATGTTCGACTGTGGAGAAGGAACACAGCATCAGATTCTTCGTTCACAGCTCAAACTGAGCAAGCTGGAGAAAATTTTTATTACTCATCTACATGGTGATCATTTGTTTGGACTGCCGGGACTGCTATCGAGTCGTTCTAATCAGGGCGGAATCACGCCATTGATCGTATATGGACCTCCTGGTATCAAGCAATTTGTGGATGTAGCGCTCGGATTGAGTCAGTCTCGGATGGAGTATGAACTAATTGTAGAAGAGCATACAGGCGGAGTTGTTTTTGAAGATGAGACATTCCGAGTGGAATCTGCTCTGCTGGAGCATCGGATCGACAGCTATGGCTACCGGATTATTGAAAAGGATCGTCCGGGACAGCTGAATCAGGAACTGCTCAAGCAGTATGGTATTCAGCCAGGGCCTATCTACGGCAAGCTAAAAAATGGCGGCAGTGTACAATTGGAAAATGGAGATACTCTGCATTCCCATCAGGTAGTGGGAGAGCCCAAAAAAGGAAAAATCGTCACGATTCTGGGAGATACGCGTCCGTGTCCCAATGTAGAGGTATTGGCTCATGGTGCCAATCTGCTCGTACATGAAGCCACATTCCGCAATGATCTCAAAGATACAGCGCGCAAGTATTATCATAGTACGGCTGTGGAAGCGGCCGAAGCAGCCAAAGCTGCAGGAGTGGGCGAGCTCATTATGACTCATTTCAGCTCGCGCTACAAGGACGAGGATCAGCTTCATCCGTTGTTGGAAGAAGCGACAGCCATATTCGCTAACACACAGCTCGCAGAAGAACACAAGCTTTTCCCGGTGCATTAA
- a CDS encoding Fpg/Nei family DNA glycosylase, whose amino-acid sequence MPELPELENYKIQLTGYILNVAIEKMVVHRPKATNMEADHVNLMLAGNRVAFIERRGKYLNLHLHSGHRLLISIVLGSSLYYGIREQNADRKSDVELQFEDGTSLYYTAGRQGLMYFCSAKETQAYFADLGPEATDRKLTREQFITLFKSRRGALKTALINQSLIAGIGSYYADEIAFTAGLLPSAKVQDLDEEALSKLYDAVHSVLEEAIETGGHMEGQPLTANDALTGGFHALRRVYEREGEPSVRSATDKVVKTEVAGKKTYYCPASQFEQ is encoded by the coding sequence ATGCCAGAATTGCCAGAACTCGAAAATTATAAAATCCAACTGACAGGTTATATTTTGAATGTCGCTATTGAGAAAATGGTTGTACATCGTCCCAAAGCTACCAATATGGAAGCTGATCATGTCAACCTGATGCTGGCGGGTAACCGGGTTGCTTTTATCGAACGCCGTGGTAAATATCTGAATCTTCATCTTCACAGCGGACATCGTCTGCTGATCAGCATCGTACTGGGAAGTTCGCTGTATTATGGTATTCGCGAGCAAAATGCAGATCGCAAGTCGGATGTGGAGCTTCAATTTGAAGATGGAACGTCGCTGTATTATACAGCCGGACGTCAAGGATTGATGTATTTCTGCTCCGCCAAGGAGACACAGGCCTATTTCGCCGATCTGGGACCGGAAGCAACCGATCGCAAACTGACCAGAGAACAATTCATTACTTTGTTCAAAAGCCGCAGAGGCGCTCTCAAAACAGCGCTGATTAATCAATCTTTGATCGCTGGCATTGGCAGCTATTATGCAGATGAGATTGCTTTTACAGCGGGGCTACTGCCTTCAGCCAAAGTACAGGATCTGGACGAAGAAGCATTGTCCAAACTGTATGATGCAGTACACAGCGTTCTGGAAGAAGCGATCGAGACAGGCGGCCATATGGAAGGGCAGCCGCTCACAGCCAATGATGCGCTGACGGGTGGATTCCATGCGCTGCGCCGTGTGTATGAGCGTGAAGGTGAACCGTCTGTACGCTCTGCAACAGACAAAGTGGTAAAAACCGAAGTGGCAGGCAAAAAAACCTACTACTGTCCAGCATCCCAGTTTGAACAGTAA
- a CDS encoding DinB family protein — MQNAIYRYLPDMERFVEQVRCFSEAELQFKPAPTAWSIHEIVVHLYDVEIVLQHRLKAILAEDNPVIVAFDQDRWAQRLGYASLDLEHHLQALLAMRKAFAPVLETITEEDQKRTGQHNVDGEITARALVEKLCVTHLEGHVNQIQRNREAFAAQK; from the coding sequence ATGCAAAATGCAATCTATCGTTATTTACCGGATATGGAACGCTTTGTAGAACAGGTACGTTGTTTTTCCGAGGCCGAACTGCAGTTCAAGCCTGCTCCGACAGCATGGAGTATTCATGAGATCGTAGTTCATCTGTATGATGTGGAGATTGTACTTCAGCATCGCCTCAAAGCTATTCTGGCTGAAGATAATCCGGTTATAGTGGCTTTTGATCAGGATCGCTGGGCGCAGCGGCTTGGTTATGCTTCACTGGATCTGGAACATCATCTGCAGGCACTGCTGGCGATGCGCAAAGCTTTTGCCCCTGTGCTGGAGACCATTACGGAAGAAGATCAAAAACGTACAGGCCAGCATAACGTCGACGGCGAGATTACAGCCCGTGCGCTCGTAGAAAAGCTCTGCGTCACTCATCTGGAAGGTCATGTGAATCAGATCCAGCGTAATCGCGAAGCTTTTGCAGCACAAAAATAA
- a CDS encoding thioredoxin family protein: MIQELTEQQALELASQSGEAAAIYIYTPLCGTCRMGRRMLETALPLLPDHMTYALNINFAPRFVQAYEITSVPCLIVFEAWRVKSPRMLYRMESVQRILEHIRSVIV; the protein is encoded by the coding sequence ATGATTCAGGAATTAACGGAGCAGCAGGCATTGGAACTCGCCTCACAATCGGGAGAGGCCGCTGCAATCTATATATACACTCCGTTATGCGGTACCTGCAGGATGGGCCGGCGGATGCTGGAGACCGCCCTGCCGCTGCTGCCGGATCATATGACTTATGCACTAAATATCAATTTTGCTCCCCGGTTTGTGCAGGCTTATGAAATAACAAGTGTGCCCTGTTTGATTGTATTTGAAGCTTGGCGTGTAAAAAGTCCGCGCATGCTCTACCGGATGGAATCGGTTCAGCGCATACTTGAGCATATACGGAGTGTTATTGTATAA
- a CDS encoding HAD family hydrolase, giving the protein MLSIQAVLFDLDDTLLWDERSIQEAFEQTCLTAQQAVGVDASALEEAVRREARALYESYETFAFTQQIGINPFEGLWAQFSAGEQPEFRQLEQIAPVYRRDAWRLGLKALNIENEQLADQLAEQFVQERRSRPHIYEETLQILGELKGQVKLLLLTNGCPALQQEKLDGVPELTPFFDHIVVSGAFGKGKPDPAIFHHALELLDVQPEHALMVGDKLTTDIKGALAAGIKAVWVNRNHKVNDSEIYPDYEIERLTDLHAITAQLV; this is encoded by the coding sequence ATGTTGAGTATTCAAGCTGTTTTATTCGACCTGGACGACACCTTATTATGGGATGAACGCAGTATACAGGAAGCTTTTGAGCAGACCTGTTTGACGGCGCAGCAAGCGGTGGGTGTAGATGCCTCTGCTCTTGAAGAAGCTGTGCGCCGTGAAGCCAGAGCACTGTATGAATCGTATGAGACTTTTGCTTTTACTCAACAGATCGGGATTAATCCGTTTGAAGGATTGTGGGCGCAATTCTCGGCAGGCGAGCAGCCTGAATTCCGTCAGCTGGAGCAGATTGCTCCTGTATACCGCCGGGATGCCTGGCGTCTTGGATTAAAAGCGCTGAATATCGAGAATGAGCAGTTGGCTGACCAGCTCGCTGAGCAGTTTGTGCAGGAGCGTCGCAGCCGCCCGCATATCTATGAAGAAACGCTGCAGATCCTGGGTGAACTGAAAGGCCAGGTCAAACTGCTGCTTCTCACCAATGGCTGTCCTGCTTTGCAGCAGGAGAAGCTGGATGGTGTACCGGAGCTGACTCCATTTTTTGACCATATTGTTGTATCCGGTGCATTTGGTAAAGGAAAACCGGATCCGGCGATTTTCCACCATGCGCTGGAACTGCTGGATGTACAGCCCGAGCATGCATTGATGGTAGGGGACAAGCTGACTACAGATATCAAAGGAGCACTGGCAGCAGGAATCAAGGCTGTCTGGGTGAACCGCAACCACAAGGTAAATGATAGCGAGATCTATCCGGATTACGAGATCGAGCGTCTGACAGATCTTCACGCAATTACAGCTCAATTGGTCTAA
- a CDS encoding cyclic-phosphate processing receiver domain-containing protein gives MINLYMDDYRPCPGGFALARDGEECLMMLRDCEVNILSLDHELGFGQMDGTDVVKAMIHEGLYAKEIYLHTSSMYGKKRMYELLYQAKPADVIVHNGPMPAELLEQIARSAGRSE, from the coding sequence ATGATCAATCTGTATATGGATGATTATCGTCCTTGCCCTGGCGGGTTTGCGCTGGCAAGAGACGGAGAGGAATGCCTGATGATGCTTCGTGATTGCGAAGTGAACATCCTGTCGCTCGACCATGAGCTTGGTTTTGGCCAGATGGATGGAACCGATGTCGTCAAAGCCATGATCCATGAAGGATTGTATGCAAAAGAGATTTACCTGCATACATCCAGCATGTATGGCAAAAAAAGAATGTACGAGCTGTTGTATCAGGCGAAGCCGGCAGATGTTATTGTGCACAACGGACCGATGCCGGCAGAACTGCTGGAACAAATTGCCCGTAGTGCCGGACGCAGCGAATAA
- a CDS encoding SAM-dependent methyltransferase: MNEENIVQQEQDIQAESRWIGTANHGFAAYAQEELKRIFGSVKSSVLIHGEVLLLTLPAAPEDVIARLTSEPPMFLRHIQPVRYDLVLEQIEPEQHPLDALTELLLKREELYGISLSVQVRKTGDANVEENMSELRHLLEERLASLHSEYTVQNPDLILSVFWTADRLYAGISLPQDNLSDWNGGAVRFQREEGQISRAKFKLLEAEKVFGIDFTSFRSGLDVGAAPGGWTSFLLERGMKVTAVDPAKMHPSLQNHPNLKVVRRNASEVKLSAGEFDLLVCDMSWSPKLTARLVIDLLDAVVPGGTVIVTVKLMHKKPLALIKEVIHTFEEARLQVQRAKQLFHNRDEITLYMVKY; the protein is encoded by the coding sequence ATGAATGAAGAGAACATTGTACAGCAAGAGCAGGACATACAGGCGGAATCCCGCTGGATTGGCACAGCCAATCACGGATTTGCCGCTTACGCGCAGGAGGAACTGAAGCGTATTTTTGGTTCGGTCAAAAGTTCGGTTCTGATACACGGTGAAGTGCTCTTGCTGACACTTCCTGCAGCACCAGAAGATGTGATCGCCCGTCTGACATCGGAGCCACCGATGTTTCTGCGTCATATTCAGCCGGTGCGTTACGATCTGGTACTGGAACAAATAGAGCCTGAACAGCATCCATTGGACGCGCTGACAGAGTTGCTGCTCAAACGGGAAGAATTATACGGGATATCGCTGTCGGTACAGGTACGCAAGACAGGAGATGCCAACGTAGAAGAAAATATGTCCGAACTTCGTCATCTGCTGGAGGAACGACTGGCTTCGCTGCATTCCGAGTATACCGTGCAGAATCCGGATCTGATATTGTCTGTTTTCTGGACAGCCGATCGTCTGTATGCAGGCATCTCGCTTCCGCAGGATAATCTGTCTGACTGGAATGGAGGCGCTGTGCGTTTTCAGCGGGAAGAAGGTCAGATTTCCCGTGCCAAGTTCAAGTTGCTGGAAGCGGAAAAAGTGTTCGGTATTGATTTTACCAGCTTCCGCTCGGGACTGGATGTAGGTGCAGCTCCTGGAGGCTGGACTTCGTTCCTGTTGGAAAGAGGTATGAAAGTAACTGCAGTCGACCCTGCCAAAATGCATCCTTCCCTGCAAAATCATCCGAATCTCAAAGTGGTTCGGCGCAATGCATCGGAAGTGAAGCTGAGTGCAGGCGAATTTGATCTGCTCGTCTGTGATATGAGCTGGAGTCCCAAGCTGACTGCACGACTTGTTATTGATCTGCTGGATGCGGTAGTACCTGGCGGTACGGTTATTGTGACCGTCAAGCTGATGCACAAAAAACCGCTGGCACTGATCAAGGAAGTGATTCATACGTTTGAAGAAGCGCGTCTTCAGGTTCAACGTGCCAAACAGCTGTTCCACAATCGTGATGAAATTACCCTTTATATGGTAAAGTACTAA